The DNA region ATTGCCGGGTGCGTTCTTCCTTGGGGGCGCTGAACAGGGTCTTGGCGTCGCCCTGTTCGACGATCACGCCCTTGTCGATGAAGATCGCGCGGTTGGCCACATCGCGGGCGAAGCTCATCTCGTGGGTGACGATGACCATGGTGCGCTTCTCCTCGGCCAGGCCGCGGATGGTGGTCAGCACCTCGCCGACCAGTTCGGGGTCGAGGGCGGAGGTGGGCTCGTCGAAGAGGATCACGTCCGGTTCCATCGCCAGGGCGCGGGCGATGGCCACCCGCTGTTGCTGGCCGCCGGAAAGGCGCTTGGGGTAGGCGTCTTCCTTGCCCGCCAGGCCGACCTTGGCCAGCAGCTTGCGAGCACGGTCGATGGCGCGCTCGCGGGGTTCCTTCTTCACCACCACCGGGCCTTCGATGACGTTCTCCAGCGCGGTGCGGTGGGGGAAGAGGTTGAAGTTCTGGAACACGAAGCCGACGTGCTGGCGCAGCTGGCGGATCAGCCATTGCTGCTGCTTCAGGGGCTGGTTGGCGTCGATCTCGATCCGCCCCACCTGGATGGTGCCGCCGTCAGGCTCTTCCAGCAGGTTGAGGCAGCGCAGCAGGGTGGTCTTGCCCGAGCCGCTGGGGCCGATGATGGCGACCACTTCGCCCGGCTCGATGGTCAGGTCGATGCCCTTGAGCACCGCCTGGTCCTTGAAGGACTTGGTCAGGTTACGGACGGTGATCATCAGCTGTCCTGTTCATGGCGGTTGACCCGCGCTTCGAGTCGGGCCTGGAAGTGCGACAGCACGGTGGCGAGCACCCAGTAGATCAGCGCGGCGGCCAGGTACATGGTGAAGATCTCGAAGGTGCGCGCGGTGATCAGCTGTGCCTGGC from Pseudomonas tohonis includes:
- the tcyN gene encoding L-cystine ABC transporter ATP-binding protein TcyN — its product is MITVRNLTKSFKDQAVLKGIDLTIEPGEVVAIIGPSGSGKTTLLRCLNLLEEPDGGTIQVGRIEIDANQPLKQQQWLIRQLRQHVGFVFQNFNLFPHRTALENVIEGPVVVKKEPRERAIDRARKLLAKVGLAGKEDAYPKRLSGGQQQRVAIARALAMEPDVILFDEPTSALDPELVGEVLTTIRGLAEEKRTMVIVTHEMSFARDVANRAIFIDKGVIVEQGDAKTLFSAPKEERTRQFLAKFLVG